A single Micromonospora luteifusca DNA region contains:
- a CDS encoding MarR family winged helix-turn-helix transcriptional regulator, whose amino-acid sequence MSEQPEGVDPLALEQQVCFALSVAARSVVAVYRPLLEPMGLTHPQYLVMLALWQHAPLSGRDLSRLLQLDPGTLSPLLKRLEAAGYLRRERDPSDERSLAVTLTASGAALRGQAELIPAAIVQRLGLPVEDLQHLHAVLTQVIAAANRPGGDQTAPEADASAQASA is encoded by the coding sequence ATGAGCGAACAACCTGAAGGCGTCGACCCGCTGGCGCTGGAGCAGCAGGTCTGCTTCGCCCTTTCGGTGGCCGCGCGCAGCGTGGTGGCTGTCTACCGGCCACTCCTGGAACCGATGGGGCTGACCCACCCGCAGTACCTGGTCATGCTGGCGCTCTGGCAGCACGCGCCGTTGTCCGGCCGTGATCTCAGCCGCCTGTTGCAGCTCGACCCGGGCACACTGTCACCCCTGCTCAAGCGGCTTGAAGCGGCGGGCTACCTGCGCCGGGAGCGCGACCCCAGCGACGAGCGCAGCCTCGCCGTCACCCTCACCGCCAGCGGTGCGGCCCTGCGCGGCCAGGCAGAGCTGATCCCGGCCGCGATCGTGCAGCGACTCGGGCTGCCCGTCGAGGACCTGCAACACCTGCACGCGGTGCTCACGCAGGTGATCGCGGCAGCCAACCGGCCGGGCGGCGACCAGACCGCGCCGGAGGCCGACGCGTCGGCTCAGGCGTCGGCGTAG
- the gyrB gene encoding DNA topoisomerase (ATP-hydrolyzing) subunit B: MAAQDKQEYGAESITVLEGLEAVRKRPGMYIGSTGERGLHHLVWEVVDNAVDEALAGYCDTIDVVLLADGGVRVTDNGRGFPVDLHPKLKKPGVEVALTVLHAGGKFDGKAYAVSGGLHGVGVSVVNALSTRMAVEIHKSGFVWRQQYNNSKPGPLDKGEATDSTGSAVSFWPDSDVFETVEFDFQTIYRRLQEMAFLNRALRIHLLDERVAEEEDGRQREVTFFYEGGIADFVRHLNASKSPIHKTVVEFEAEEEGMSLEIAMQWNESYGESVYTFANTINTHEGGTHEEGFRSALTSVVNRYGTDKKLLKGDEKLSGEDIREGLAAIISVKLANPQFEGQTKTKLGNTPVKSFVQRVCNDRLVDWFDRNPAEAKMIITKASQAARARIAAQQARKLARRKSLLESGSMPGKLADCQSTDPRESEVFIVEGDSAGGSAKQGRDPRTQAILPIRGKILNVEKARIDRVLKNNEVQALITALGTGIHDDFDMEKLRYHKVVLMADADVDGQHIQTLLLTLLFRFMRPLVEMGNVYLAAPPLYKIKWNKKGDDAQYAYSDRERDGLIALRQQKKPNAKPDDIQRFKGLGEMNYPELWETTMNPATRTLRQVTLDDAATADELFSVLMGEDVEARRSFIQRNAKDVRFLDI, encoded by the coding sequence GTGGCAGCGCAGGACAAGCAGGAGTACGGCGCAGAGTCGATCACCGTTCTTGAGGGGCTGGAGGCGGTTCGCAAGCGGCCCGGTATGTACATCGGGTCCACCGGCGAGCGCGGTCTGCACCACCTCGTCTGGGAGGTCGTCGACAACGCGGTCGACGAGGCGCTGGCTGGATACTGCGACACCATCGACGTGGTGCTGCTCGCCGACGGTGGCGTCCGGGTCACCGACAACGGCCGTGGTTTCCCGGTCGACCTCCACCCGAAGCTCAAGAAGCCGGGTGTCGAGGTCGCGCTGACCGTGCTGCACGCGGGTGGCAAGTTCGACGGCAAGGCGTACGCGGTCTCCGGTGGTCTGCACGGCGTCGGCGTCTCCGTGGTGAACGCGCTCTCCACCCGGATGGCCGTGGAGATCCACAAGTCCGGCTTCGTCTGGCGGCAGCAGTACAACAACTCCAAGCCCGGCCCACTGGACAAGGGCGAGGCCACCGACAGCACCGGCTCGGCCGTCTCCTTCTGGCCCGATTCGGACGTCTTCGAGACCGTCGAATTCGACTTCCAGACCATCTACCGGCGCCTGCAGGAGATGGCCTTCCTCAACCGTGCCCTCCGCATCCACCTGCTCGACGAGCGGGTGGCCGAGGAGGAGGACGGCCGGCAGCGCGAGGTCACCTTCTTCTACGAGGGCGGCATCGCGGACTTCGTCCGGCACCTCAACGCCTCGAAGAGCCCGATCCACAAGACCGTGGTCGAGTTCGAGGCCGAGGAGGAGGGCATGTCACTCGAGATCGCCATGCAGTGGAACGAGTCGTACGGCGAGTCGGTCTACACCTTCGCCAACACGATCAACACCCACGAGGGCGGCACCCACGAGGAGGGCTTCCGGTCCGCGCTGACCAGCGTGGTAAACCGGTACGGCACCGACAAGAAGCTGCTCAAGGGCGACGAGAAGCTCTCCGGCGAGGACATCCGCGAAGGGCTCGCGGCGATCATCTCGGTCAAGCTGGCCAACCCGCAGTTCGAGGGCCAGACCAAGACCAAGCTCGGCAACACCCCGGTGAAGAGCTTCGTGCAGCGGGTCTGCAACGACCGGCTGGTCGACTGGTTCGACCGCAATCCGGCCGAGGCCAAGATGATCATCACGAAGGCGTCGCAGGCGGCTCGGGCCCGGATCGCGGCGCAGCAGGCGCGCAAGCTGGCCCGACGCAAGTCGCTGCTGGAGTCCGGCTCGATGCCGGGCAAGCTGGCCGACTGCCAGTCCACCGACCCGCGCGAGTCCGAGGTGTTCATCGTCGAGGGCGACTCGGCCGGTGGTTCGGCCAAGCAGGGCCGCGACCCGCGGACCCAGGCGATCCTGCCGATCCGCGGCAAGATCCTCAACGTGGAGAAGGCCCGGATCGACCGGGTGCTGAAGAACAACGAGGTCCAGGCGCTGATCACCGCCCTGGGCACCGGCATCCACGACGACTTCGACATGGAGAAGCTGCGGTACCACAAGGTGGTGCTGATGGCCGACGCGGACGTCGACGGCCAGCACATCCAGACGCTGCTGCTCACCCTGCTGTTCCGCTTCATGCGTCCACTGGTCGAGATGGGCAACGTCTACCTGGCCGCCCCGCCTCTCTACAAGATCAAGTGGAACAAGAAGGGCGACGACGCCCAGTACGCGTACTCCGACCGCGAACGGGACGGTCTGATCGCGCTGCGCCAGCAGAAGAAGCCGAACGCCAAGCCGGACGACATTCAGCGCTTCAAGGGCCTCGGCGAGATGAACTACCCCGAGCTGTGGGAAACCACGATGAACCCGGCGACGCGTACCCTGCGTCAGGTCACTCTCGACGACGCGGCGACCGCCGACGAGTTGTTCAGTGTGCTGATGGGTGAGGACGTCGAGGCGCGCCGGTCGTTCATCCAGCGCAACGCCAAGGACGTGCGATTCCTGGACATCTGA
- the gyrA gene encoding DNA gyrase subunit A yields the protein MTDSPESTPNEPEVPADAIAAVVAHDRIEPVGLEVEMQRSYLDYAMSVIVGRALPDVRDGLKPVHRKILYAMFDSGYRPDRGYVKCSRVVGDVMGQFHPHGDSAIYDALVRMAQSWSLRYPLVDGNGNFGSPGNDPAAAMRYTECKLDPLAMEMLRDIDEDTVDMQDNYDGRAKEPTILPSRIPNLLVNGSEGIAVGMATKIPPHNLREIGAAVQWCLEHPEEDEETTLEALLGIVKGPDFPTHGLIVGTTAIQDAYRTGRGSIRMRAVVEVEEDKRGRPCLVVSELPYQVNPDNLAERIAELIKEGKLAGIADIRDESSGRTGMRIVLVLKRDAVAKVVLNNLYKHTQLQETFGANMLALVDGVPRTLNLAQFIRYYVEHQIDVIRRRTAFRLRKAEERAHILRGLGKALDALDEVIALIRRSPTVDDARQGLIRLLDIDEIQATAILDMQLRRLAALERQRIVDDLAKLEIEIADLKDILAKPERQRKIVSEELGEIVAKWGDDRRTQIIPFDGEVSMEDLIAREDVVVTITRTGYAKRTKVDLYRSQRRGGKGVSGATLRQDDIVSHFFVCSTHDWILFLTNKGRVYRAKAYELPEASRVAKGQHVANLLAFQPDEQIAQIIEIPNYQVAPYLVLATKNGLVKKTRLEEFDSNRSGGIIAINLRDEDELVGAALVAPENDLLLVSKKAQAIRFNASDEALRPMGRATSGVIGMRFTDDDVLLAMEVVREGLDVLVATNGGYAKRTPIEEYPVQGRGGKGVLTAKITERRGGLVGAVVIDPDDELFAITSNGGVIRTPVKPVRRTRDRNTMGVKLMDLPDGVTIVAIARNADEPDEQD from the coding sequence GTGACCGATTCTCCCGAGTCCACACCGAACGAGCCCGAGGTCCCCGCCGACGCCATCGCCGCCGTGGTCGCACACGACCGGATCGAGCCGGTCGGGCTCGAGGTGGAGATGCAGCGCTCCTACCTCGACTACGCGATGAGCGTCATCGTCGGGCGCGCGCTGCCGGACGTCCGGGACGGGCTCAAGCCGGTCCACCGCAAGATCCTCTACGCCATGTTCGACTCCGGCTACCGGCCGGACCGCGGCTACGTGAAGTGCTCCCGTGTCGTCGGTGACGTGATGGGTCAGTTCCACCCGCACGGCGACTCGGCGATCTACGACGCGCTCGTCCGGATGGCGCAGTCCTGGTCGCTGCGCTACCCGCTGGTCGACGGCAACGGCAACTTCGGCTCGCCCGGTAACGACCCGGCTGCCGCGATGCGCTACACCGAGTGCAAACTCGACCCGCTGGCCATGGAGATGCTGCGGGACATCGACGAGGACACCGTCGACATGCAGGACAACTACGACGGTCGGGCCAAGGAGCCCACGATCCTGCCGTCGCGGATCCCCAACCTGCTGGTGAACGGCTCCGAGGGCATCGCGGTCGGCATGGCCACCAAGATCCCGCCGCACAATCTGCGCGAGATCGGCGCGGCGGTGCAGTGGTGCCTGGAGCACCCGGAGGAGGACGAGGAGACCACCCTCGAGGCGCTGCTCGGCATCGTCAAGGGCCCGGACTTCCCGACCCACGGTCTGATCGTCGGCACGACCGCGATTCAGGACGCGTACCGCACGGGCCGTGGCTCGATCCGGATGCGGGCCGTGGTGGAGGTCGAGGAGGACAAGCGGGGCCGCCCCTGCCTGGTCGTCAGCGAGCTGCCCTACCAGGTCAACCCGGACAACCTCGCCGAGCGCATCGCCGAGCTGATCAAGGAGGGCAAGCTCGCCGGGATCGCCGACATCCGCGACGAGTCCTCCGGCCGTACCGGCATGCGGATCGTGCTGGTGCTCAAGCGCGACGCGGTCGCGAAGGTCGTGCTGAACAACCTCTACAAGCACACCCAGCTCCAGGAGACCTTCGGCGCCAACATGCTGGCCCTGGTCGACGGGGTGCCGCGCACGCTCAACCTGGCGCAGTTCATCCGGTACTACGTCGAGCACCAGATCGACGTGATCCGCCGGCGGACCGCGTTCCGGCTGCGCAAGGCCGAGGAGCGGGCGCACATCCTGCGCGGTCTGGGTAAGGCGCTGGACGCGCTGGACGAAGTGATCGCGCTGATCCGGCGTTCGCCGACCGTGGACGACGCCCGGCAGGGCCTGATCCGGTTGCTGGATATCGACGAGATCCAGGCGACTGCGATCCTGGACATGCAGCTGCGCCGCCTCGCCGCGTTGGAGCGGCAGCGGATCGTGGACGACCTGGCCAAGCTTGAGATCGAGATCGCCGATCTCAAGGACATCCTGGCCAAGCCGGAGCGGCAGCGGAAGATCGTCTCGGAGGAGCTCGGCGAGATCGTCGCCAAGTGGGGCGACGACCGGCGCACGCAGATCATTCCGTTCGACGGCGAGGTCTCGATGGAGGACCTCATCGCCCGCGAGGATGTGGTCGTCACGATCACCCGAACGGGGTACGCCAAGCGGACCAAGGTCGATCTCTACCGCTCCCAGCGGCGCGGCGGTAAGGGCGTCAGTGGCGCTACGCTGCGGCAGGACGACATCGTCAGCCACTTCTTTGTCTGCTCGACCCACGACTGGATCCTGTTCCTGACGAACAAGGGTCGCGTCTACCGGGCCAAGGCGTACGAGTTGCCGGAGGCCAGTAGGGTAGCCAAGGGCCAACACGTGGCCAACCTGCTCGCCTTCCAACCCGACGAGCAGATCGCGCAGATCATCGAAATCCCGAATTACCAGGTAGCCCCCTATCTGGTACTGGCCACGAAGAACGGCCTGGTGAAGAAGACGCGGCTCGAGGAGTTCGACTCCAACCGTTCCGGCGGAATCATCGCGATCAACCTGCGCGACGAGGACGAGCTGGTCGGTGCTGCGCTGGTTGCACCGGAGAACGACCTGCTGCTGGTCTCCAAGAAGGCACAGGCGATCCGGTTCAACGCCTCGGACGAGGCGTTGCGGCCGATGGGGCGGGCAACCTCGGGCGTGATCGGCATGCGCTTCACGGACGACGACGTCCTGCTCGCCATGGAGGTCGTTCGGGAGGGCCTGGACGTTCTGGTGGCCACGAACGGGGGATACGCGAAGCGGACCCCGATCGAGGAATACCCGGTGCAGGGCCGGGGAGGTAAGGGCGTGTTGACTGCGAAGATCACCGAACGGCGCGGTGGTCTGGTTGGCGCGGTGGTGATCGATCCGGACGACGAGCTCTTCGCGATCACCAGCAACGGTGGTGTCATTCGGACTCCGGTGAAGCCTGTACGCCGTACGCGTGACCGGAACACAATGGGGGTCAAGCTGATGGACCTCCCGGACGGCGTGACTATCGTGGCGATTGCTCGCAATGCCGACGAGCCTGACGAACAGGACTAG
- the recF gene encoding DNA replication/repair protein RecF (All proteins in this family for which functions are known are DNA-binding proteins that assist the filamentation of RecA onto DNA for the initiation of recombination or recombinational repair.) codes for MYVHRLELVDFRSYERVAVDLQPGANVLIGANGVGKTNLVEALGYVATLDSHRVATDAPLVRMGAASAVIRCAVVHDGRELLVELEIVPGKANRARLGRSPARRARDVLGALRLVLFAPEDLELVRGDPAERRRYLDDLLVNRQPRFAGVRADYERVVKQRNALLRTAYLARKTGGSRGGDLGTLAVWDTHLAQHGAELLAGRLELVAALTPHVAKAYDAVAAGRGAASIAYRPSIELAEPTTDRAALADALTAALAASRSAEIERGTTLVGPHRDELALTLGPLPAKGYASHGESWSFALALRLAGYDLLRADGIEPVLVLDDVFAELDTGRRERLAELVGGASQLLVTCAVDDDVPAALRGTRYQVGEGTVRRVG; via the coding sequence GTGTATGTTCACCGGCTGGAACTGGTCGACTTCCGCTCGTACGAGCGGGTGGCCGTCGACCTCCAGCCGGGGGCGAACGTCCTGATCGGCGCCAACGGCGTCGGCAAGACCAACCTCGTCGAGGCGCTGGGCTACGTGGCGACCCTGGATTCGCACCGGGTCGCCACCGATGCGCCGCTGGTCCGGATGGGCGCCGCGTCCGCGGTGATCCGCTGCGCTGTGGTCCACGACGGGCGGGAGCTCCTGGTCGAGCTGGAGATCGTGCCCGGCAAGGCCAACCGGGCCCGGCTGGGCCGGTCACCGGCTCGGCGGGCGCGGGACGTGCTCGGCGCTCTGCGACTCGTGCTCTTCGCTCCGGAAGACCTCGAGTTGGTCCGGGGTGATCCGGCCGAGCGCCGCCGCTACCTGGACGACCTGCTGGTCAACAGACAGCCCCGGTTCGCGGGTGTGCGGGCCGACTACGAGCGGGTGGTCAAGCAACGCAACGCGCTGCTGCGGACCGCGTACCTGGCGCGTAAGACCGGCGGGTCGCGGGGCGGGGATCTCGGCACCCTCGCCGTCTGGGACACCCACCTGGCCCAGCACGGCGCGGAGTTGCTCGCCGGCCGACTGGAACTCGTCGCCGCCCTCACCCCGCACGTCGCCAAGGCGTACGACGCGGTGGCTGCCGGTCGGGGTGCGGCGAGCATCGCCTACCGGCCCTCGATCGAGCTGGCCGAGCCGACCACCGACCGGGCCGCGCTGGCCGACGCGCTGACCGCCGCCCTGGCCGCGTCCCGCTCCGCCGAGATCGAACGGGGCACCACCCTGGTCGGCCCACACCGTGACGAACTGGCGCTGACCCTCGGCCCACTGCCCGCCAAGGGGTACGCCAGCCACGGCGAGTCGTGGTCGTTCGCGCTGGCGCTGCGACTGGCCGGGTACGACCTGTTGCGCGCCGACGGCATCGAGCCGGTGCTGGTGCTCGACGATGTCTTCGCCGAGTTGGACACCGGCCGTCGGGAGCGGTTGGCGGAGCTGGTCGGCGGGGCGAGTCAGCTGCTGGTCACCTGTGCGGTGGACGACGATGTGCCGGCGGCTCTGCGCGGCACCCGCTACCAGGTTGGCGAAGGGACGGTACGCCGTGTCGGATGA
- a CDS encoding DUF721 domain-containing protein — MSDEPRSKRPESAGGDAAAARTPGVQAAGGAAAAAASGPELARAVLDAALSRRQAAARARRTPGGAGGDAGGSGRRLRGYSGPGPDPRDPQPLSAVLNRLVKARGWQQPAAEATVFGAWERVVGAEVAQHSRPVKLENGELTVEARSTAWATQLRLLAGSLLKQIASEVGHNVVRKLHIHGPAAPSWGKGPRRVRGRGPRDTYG, encoded by the coding sequence GTGTCGGATGAGCCACGCTCCAAACGACCCGAGAGCGCCGGAGGCGACGCTGCGGCCGCGCGTACCCCTGGGGTGCAAGCGGCGGGCGGTGCGGCGGCTGCGGCCGCCAGCGGGCCGGAGTTGGCCCGTGCGGTGCTCGATGCGGCGCTGTCCCGGCGGCAGGCGGCGGCTCGCGCCCGGCGTACCCCTGGCGGCGCAGGAGGCGACGCCGGCGGCTCGGGGCGGCGGTTGCGTGGCTACTCCGGCCCGGGCCCTGACCCGCGCGATCCGCAGCCGCTCAGCGCCGTGCTGAACCGGTTGGTGAAGGCACGTGGCTGGCAGCAGCCGGCGGCGGAGGCCACCGTGTTCGGTGCCTGGGAGCGGGTCGTCGGCGCGGAGGTCGCCCAGCACAGTCGCCCGGTCAAGCTGGAGAACGGCGAGCTGACCGTCGAGGCGCGCTCGACCGCCTGGGCGACCCAGCTGCGGCTGCTGGCGGGCTCGCTGCTCAAGCAGATCGCCAGCGAGGTCGGCCACAACGTGGTGCGCAAGCTGCACATCCACGGCCCGGCCGCGCCCTCCTGGGGGAAGGGGCCACGCCGGGTGCGCGGTCGGGGCCCACGCGACACGTACGGCTGA